A genomic region of Pseudomonas sp. KU43P contains the following coding sequences:
- the fmt gene encoding methionyl-tRNA formyltransferase: MRIVFAGTPEFAAEHLKALLDSPYEIVAVYTQPDRPAGRGQKLMPSPVKQLAVAHDIPVFQPPTLRNAEAQAELAALKPDLMVVVAYGLILPQVVLDIPRLGCINSHASLLPRWRGAAPIQRSVEAGDAESGVTVMRMEAGLDTGPMLLKVVTPISADDTGGSLHDRLAEMGPPAVLQAIAGLADGSLQGEVQDDALATYAHKLNKDEARIDWNRPAVELERLIRAFNPWPVCHSTLDGESVKVLAAKLSTGKGAPGEILSASKDGLVVACADQALSLTRLQLPGGKALAFSDLFNSRREKFASGKVLGQ, translated from the coding sequence ATGCGCATCGTCTTTGCAGGCACTCCAGAGTTTGCCGCCGAACACCTCAAGGCCCTGCTCGACAGCCCCTACGAGATCGTGGCTGTCTACACCCAGCCCGACCGCCCCGCTGGCCGTGGCCAGAAGCTCATGCCGAGCCCGGTCAAGCAATTGGCCGTGGCCCATGACATCCCGGTGTTCCAGCCGCCAACCCTGCGCAACGCCGAAGCACAGGCCGAACTCGCCGCACTCAAGCCCGACCTGATGGTGGTGGTCGCCTATGGCCTGATCCTGCCCCAGGTGGTGCTGGATATCCCACGCCTGGGCTGCATCAACAGCCACGCCTCGCTGCTGCCACGCTGGCGCGGTGCAGCGCCGATCCAGCGCTCCGTCGAAGCCGGCGACGCCGAAAGCGGCGTGACCGTGATGCGCATGGAAGCAGGCCTGGATACCGGCCCCATGCTGCTCAAGGTGGTCACCCCGATCAGCGCCGACGACACGGGTGGTAGCCTGCACGACCGCCTCGCCGAAATGGGCCCGCCTGCGGTGCTGCAGGCCATTGCCGGCCTGGCCGATGGCAGCCTGCAGGGCGAGGTTCAGGACGATGCCCTGGCCACTTATGCACACAAGCTGAACAAGGACGAGGCGCGCATCGACTGGAACCGCCCGGCCGTGGAGCTGGAGCGCCTGATTCGTGCCTTCAACCCCTGGCCGGTGTGCCACAGCACCCTGGACGGCGAGAGCGTGAAGGTGCTGGCCGCCAAGTTGTCCACAGGCAAAGGCGCTCCAGGCGAGATTCTGTCCGCCAGCAAGGACGGCCTGGTGGTTGCCTGCGCTGACCAGGCACTGAGCCTGACCCGACTGCAGTTGCCCGGTGGCAAGGCGTTGGCCTTCAGCGACCTGTTCAACAGCCGCCGCGAGAAGTTCGCCAGTGGCAAGGTGCTTGGCCAATGA
- a CDS encoding NADPH:quinone reductase, producing the protein MAKRIQFSQHGGPEVLQLVEFDPVAPGPQQVRVRNHAVGLNFIDTYFRSGLYAPPALPSGLGTEGAGVVEAVGEGVSRLKVGDRVAYAVGPLGAYSEVHTLPEANLVKLPDNISFEQAAAVMLKGLTVQYLLKQTYAVQPGDVILFHAAAGGVGSLACQWAKALGAKLIGTVSSTEKAERAKALGAWATIDYSREDVAKRVLELTDGKKCPVVYDGVGADTWLTSLDCLQPRGLMVSFGNASGAVTGVNLGILSQKGSLYVTRPTLAGYANNAENTQAMADDLFAMIGSGKLVVDIQQRYPLSEAAKAQTELSARRTVGSTVLLP; encoded by the coding sequence ATGGCCAAGCGTATCCAGTTCAGCCAGCATGGCGGCCCGGAAGTGCTGCAGCTTGTGGAGTTCGACCCGGTAGCGCCCGGCCCGCAGCAAGTGCGCGTGCGCAACCATGCGGTGGGCTTGAACTTCATCGACACCTATTTCCGCAGCGGGCTGTACGCACCACCCGCACTGCCGTCTGGCCTGGGCACCGAAGGCGCTGGGGTGGTCGAGGCGGTGGGTGAGGGCGTTTCCCGCCTGAAAGTGGGTGACCGCGTCGCCTATGCCGTCGGCCCGCTAGGCGCCTACAGCGAAGTGCACACGCTGCCCGAAGCCAACCTGGTGAAACTGCCCGACAACATCAGCTTCGAGCAGGCAGCGGCAGTGATGCTCAAGGGTTTGACCGTGCAGTACCTGCTCAAGCAGACCTACGCCGTGCAGCCGGGCGATGTGATCCTGTTCCACGCCGCGGCCGGGGGCGTCGGCTCGCTGGCGTGCCAATGGGCCAAGGCACTCGGCGCCAAGCTGATCGGTACGGTGAGCTCCACCGAGAAGGCCGAGCGAGCCAAGGCACTGGGGGCGTGGGCGACCATCGACTACAGCCGCGAAGACGTGGCCAAGCGCGTGCTGGAGCTGACCGACGGCAAGAAATGCCCGGTGGTGTATGACGGCGTGGGCGCCGACACCTGGTTGACCTCGCTCGACTGCCTGCAGCCGCGCGGGTTGATGGTGAGCTTTGGCAATGCGTCCGGCGCGGTGACCGGGGTGAACCTGGGGATCCTGTCGCAGAAGGGCTCGCTGTATGTCACCCGGCCGACCTTGGCCGGCTATGCCAACAATGCCGAGAACACCCAGGCCATGGCGGATGATCTGTTTGCCATGATTGGCAGTGGCAAGCTGGTGGTAGATATCCAGCAGCGGTATCCGCTGAGTGAGGCGGCCAAGGCGCAGACCGAGCTGTCGGCGCGGCGGACTGTGGGGTCGACTGTTTTGTTGCCTTGA
- a CDS encoding tetratricopeptide repeat protein: MRESLEKMLAKGVDNPLLRFGLGKAWLDEGNGAEAAVHLARCVEQDPKYSAAWKLLGKAYQLQGDVAAARKAWEDGIVAAQAHGDKQAEKEMAVFLKKLNKV; this comes from the coding sequence ATGCGCGAATCGCTGGAGAAGATGCTGGCCAAGGGTGTGGATAACCCCCTGCTGCGGTTTGGCCTGGGCAAGGCCTGGCTGGATGAGGGCAACGGGGCCGAGGCGGCCGTGCACTTGGCTCGCTGTGTGGAGCAGGATCCGAAGTATTCGGCGGCCTGGAAACTGCTGGGCAAGGCCTATCAGTTGCAAGGTGACGTAGCGGCAGCGCGCAAGGCTTGGGAAGACGGGATCGTGGCGGCGCAGGCCCATGGGGACAAACAGGCCGAGAAGGAAATGGCGGTGTTCCTCAAGAAGCTGAACAAGGTTTGA
- a CDS encoding L-threonylcarbamoyladenylate synthase — protein MVSSWRVQQAAREIRAGAVIAYPTEAVWGLGCDPWNEDAVYRLLALKSRPVDKGLILVADNIRQFDFLFEDFPEDWIDRMGSTWPGPNTWLVPHQDLLPEWVTGQHDTVALRVSDHPQVRELCALVGPLISTSCNPGGRPAAKTRLRVEQYFHGQLDLVLGGALGGRKNPSVIRDLVTGEVVRPG, from the coding sequence ATGGTGAGCAGTTGGCGTGTGCAACAAGCCGCACGTGAGATCCGGGCCGGCGCGGTAATCGCCTATCCGACGGAAGCGGTGTGGGGCCTGGGCTGCGACCCCTGGAACGAGGACGCGGTGTATCGCCTGCTGGCGCTCAAGTCGCGGCCTGTGGATAAAGGGCTGATTCTGGTCGCCGACAACATCCGCCAGTTCGACTTCTTGTTCGAGGATTTCCCTGAAGACTGGATCGACCGCATGGGCAGCACCTGGCCTGGGCCCAACACCTGGCTGGTGCCGCACCAGGACCTGTTGCCGGAGTGGGTGACGGGCCAGCATGACACGGTGGCCCTGCGGGTCAGCGACCATCCGCAGGTGCGTGAGTTGTGTGCGTTGGTGGGGCCGTTGATTTCCACCTCGTGCAACCCGGGCGGGCGGCCGGCGGCGAAGACGCGGTTGCGGGTAGAGCAGTATTTCCACGGGCAGCTGGACTTGGTACTCGGTGGGGCGCTGGGTGGGCGGAAGAACCCGAGTGTGATTCGTGATCTGGTGACCGGCGAGGTCGTGCGCCCGGGCTGA
- a CDS encoding DNA-3-methyladenine glycosylase I, whose amino-acid sequence MPRCFWCTDDPLYQAYHDQEWGTPQRDPALLFEMLLLEGFQAGLSWITVLRKRERYREVLHGFDPHRLAQMSDERVEELMLDTGIIRNRLKLKAIRRNAQAWLALENPAEWLWSFVGGEPKINHFKTRSEVPAVTDEAKAMSKALQKAGFTFVGPTICYAFMQATGMVMDHTTDCDRYAALRR is encoded by the coding sequence ATGCCACGCTGCTTTTGGTGTACCGACGATCCGTTGTACCAGGCCTACCACGACCAGGAATGGGGAACGCCGCAGCGTGACCCGGCGTTGCTCTTCGAGATGCTTTTGCTCGAAGGGTTCCAGGCGGGGTTGTCATGGATCACAGTGCTGCGCAAACGCGAGCGCTATCGCGAGGTGCTGCACGGCTTCGACCCGCACAGGCTGGCGCAGATGAGCGACGAACGGGTCGAGGAGCTGATGCTCGATACCGGCATCATCCGCAACCGCCTCAAGCTCAAGGCCATAAGGCGCAATGCCCAGGCCTGGCTGGCGCTGGAAAACCCCGCCGAATGGCTGTGGTCGTTCGTCGGCGGCGAGCCGAAGATCAACCACTTCAAAACCCGCAGCGAAGTCCCGGCCGTCACCGACGAGGCCAAGGCGATGAGCAAGGCCCTGCAGAAAGCCGGCTTCACCTTCGTCGGCCCGACCATCTGCTACGCCTTCATGCAGGCCACCGGCATGGTCATGGACCACACCACCGACTGCGATCGCTACGCCGCCTTGCGGCGCTGA
- a CDS encoding lysophospholipid acyltransferase, giving the protein MEKFKGALMVGVLRLFAKLPWSAVQRVGAGIGWLMWKVPNGSRNVVRINLAKCFPEMDPVEREQLVGRALKDIGKSFVESACAWIWPPQRSLDLVKEVHGLEVLEQALASGKGVVGITSHLGNWEVLNHFYCNQCKPIIFYRPPKLKAVDDLLREQRVQMGNRVAPSTKEGILSVIKEVRRGGQVGIPADPEPAESAGVFVPFLGTQALTSKFVPNMLAGGKAVGVFLHALRLPDGSGFKVFLEAAPEEMYSTDVNVSAAAMSKVVERYVREYPSQYMWSMKRFKKRPAGEARWY; this is encoded by the coding sequence GTGGAAAAGTTCAAGGGCGCCCTGATGGTCGGGGTGCTACGCCTGTTTGCCAAGCTGCCCTGGAGCGCTGTGCAGCGCGTTGGCGCCGGTATCGGCTGGCTGATGTGGAAAGTCCCCAATGGGTCGCGCAATGTGGTGCGGATCAACCTGGCCAAGTGCTTCCCGGAGATGGACCCGGTTGAGCGCGAGCAGCTGGTGGGCCGCGCACTGAAAGATATTGGCAAGTCGTTCGTCGAAAGCGCCTGTGCCTGGATCTGGCCGCCGCAGCGCTCACTCGACCTGGTCAAGGAAGTGCACGGCCTGGAAGTGCTGGAGCAGGCCCTGGCCTCAGGCAAGGGTGTGGTCGGCATCACCAGCCACCTGGGCAACTGGGAAGTGCTCAACCACTTCTACTGCAACCAGTGCAAACCGATCATTTTCTACCGCCCGCCGAAGCTGAAGGCAGTGGATGACCTGCTGCGCGAGCAGCGCGTGCAGATGGGCAACCGCGTGGCGCCTTCGACCAAGGAAGGCATCCTCAGCGTGATCAAGGAAGTGCGCCGGGGTGGGCAGGTGGGCATTCCAGCCGACCCGGAGCCGGCGGAGTCGGCCGGTGTGTTCGTGCCGTTCCTCGGGACGCAGGCGCTGACCAGCAAGTTCGTACCGAACATGCTGGCCGGTGGCAAGGCGGTGGGGGTGTTCCTGCATGCCCTGCGGCTGCCGGATGGATCGGGCTTCAAGGTGTTTCTGGAGGCGGCGCCGGAGGAAATGTACAGCACCGACGTGAACGTGTCGGCGGCGGCCATGAGCAAGGTGGTCGAGCGGTATGTGCGTGAGTACCCGAGCCAGTACATGTGGAGCATGAAGCGCTTCAAGAAGCGCCCGGCTGGAGAGGCGCGCTGGTATTGA
- the rsmB gene encoding 16S rRNA (cytosine(967)-C(5))-methyltransferase RsmB produces MNPRLAAARALAAVLSGKASLNSSLPAQLDKVDERDRGLTQDLAFGTARWQPRLDLLAAQLLQKPFKAADADVQALLLVGLYQLFYTRIPAHAAIGETVGCADKLKKPWAKGLLNAVLRRAQREGEALLAGMERDPVVRTAHPRWLQKQLKAFWPEQWEAICAANNAHPPMILRVNRRHRSRDAYLALLAEAGVSASACPFSRDGIVLVEACDVRGLPGFAEGWVSVQDEAAQLCADLLELAPGQRVLDACCAPGGKTCHLLEAEAGLAHVVAIDLEAKRLTRVRENLDRLKLEAELIACDARDTASWWDGKPFQRILLDAPCSATGVIRRHPDIKLTRQADDIPALAALQGELLDALWPTLEVGGMLLYATCSSLPTENTEVIEAFLARTPGARELDLATEAGLRQPHGRQLLAQEGGHDGFYYAKLIKIAASRG; encoded by the coding sequence ATGAACCCACGCCTCGCCGCCGCCCGTGCCTTGGCCGCTGTTCTCAGCGGCAAGGCCTCGCTGAACAGCTCGCTGCCGGCGCAACTGGACAAGGTCGATGAGCGCGACCGTGGCCTGACCCAAGACCTGGCCTTCGGCACCGCTCGCTGGCAGCCGCGCCTCGACCTGCTCGCCGCGCAGTTGCTGCAAAAACCTTTCAAGGCCGCCGATGCTGATGTGCAGGCCTTGCTGCTGGTGGGCCTGTATCAGTTGTTCTACACGCGCATCCCGGCCCACGCCGCCATCGGCGAAACCGTCGGTTGCGCCGACAAGCTCAAGAAGCCCTGGGCCAAGGGCCTGCTTAACGCCGTGCTGCGCCGCGCCCAGCGTGAAGGCGAGGCGCTGCTCGCCGGCATGGAGCGTGACCCGGTGGTGCGCACCGCCCACCCACGCTGGCTGCAAAAGCAATTGAAAGCCTTCTGGCCGGAGCAGTGGGAGGCAATCTGCGCCGCCAACAACGCGCACCCGCCGATGATCCTGCGGGTCAACCGCCGCCACCGCAGCCGCGATGCCTACCTGGCGCTGCTGGCCGAAGCGGGCGTCAGTGCCAGCGCCTGCCCATTCAGCCGCGACGGCATCGTCCTGGTCGAAGCCTGCGATGTGCGCGGCCTGCCGGGCTTCGCCGAAGGCTGGGTCAGTGTGCAGGACGAAGCGGCGCAGCTTTGCGCCGACCTGCTCGAACTGGCGCCCGGCCAGCGCGTGCTCGATGCCTGCTGCGCCCCCGGCGGCAAGACTTGCCACCTGCTCGAAGCCGAGGCGGGCCTGGCGCATGTGGTAGCCATTGACCTGGAAGCCAAGCGCCTGACCCGTGTGCGCGAAAACCTCGACCGCCTCAAGCTGGAGGCCGAGCTGATCGCCTGCGACGCCCGTGACACCGCCAGCTGGTGGGACGGCAAACCCTTCCAGCGCATCCTGCTCGACGCCCCGTGCTCGGCCACCGGCGTGATTCGCCGCCACCCGGACATCAAGCTGACCCGCCAGGCCGACGACATCCCGGCCCTGGCGGCGCTGCAAGGCGAGCTGCTCGATGCCCTGTGGCCAACCCTGGAAGTGGGCGGCATGCTGCTGTACGCCACCTGCTCCAGCCTACCGACCGAGAACACCGAAGTGATCGAGGCCTTCCTCGCCCGCACCCCCGGTGCCCGCGAGCTGGACCTGGCCACCGAGGCCGGCCTGCGCCAGCCCCACGGCCGCCAGTTGTTGGCCCAGGAAGGCGGCCACGACGGTTTCTACTATGCCAAGCTGATCAAGATCGCCGCCTCGCGCGGGTAA
- the hemF gene encoding oxygen-dependent coproporphyrinogen oxidase — protein MTSRTEAVKAYLLDLQDRICSALEAEDGGARFVEDAWVREAGGGGRTRVIGEGKVIEKGGVNFSHVFGAGLPPSASAHRPELAGRGFEALGVSLVIHPHNPHVPTSHANVRFFIAEKEGEEAVWWFGGGFDLTPYYGNEEDCIHWHRVAEQACAPFGADVYPRYKAWCDRYFHIKHRGEPRGIGGLFFDDLNEWDFDTCFAFIRAIGDAYVDAYLPIVQRRKAMPYTAEQREFQEYRRGRYVEFNLVYDRGTLFGLQSGGRTESILMSLPPQVRWGYDWKAAPGSEEARLTDYYLQDRDWLAQ, from the coding sequence ATGACTAGCCGCACCGAGGCCGTGAAAGCCTACCTGCTCGACCTGCAAGACCGCATCTGCTCTGCCCTCGAAGCCGAAGACGGCGGCGCCCGCTTCGTCGAGGATGCCTGGGTGCGCGAAGCCGGTGGCGGGGGCCGCACGCGGGTGATCGGTGAGGGCAAGGTGATCGAGAAAGGCGGGGTGAATTTCTCCCACGTGTTTGGCGCCGGCCTGCCGCCGTCGGCCAGTGCCCACCGCCCCGAGCTGGCGGGCCGTGGCTTCGAGGCCCTGGGCGTGTCGCTGGTGATCCACCCGCACAACCCGCATGTGCCCACATCCCACGCCAATGTGCGCTTCTTCATCGCCGAGAAGGAAGGCGAAGAAGCCGTGTGGTGGTTCGGTGGCGGCTTCGACCTGACCCCGTACTACGGCAATGAGGAAGACTGCATCCACTGGCACCGCGTGGCCGAGCAGGCCTGCGCGCCGTTCGGCGCCGACGTGTACCCACGCTACAAAGCCTGGTGCGACCGCTACTTCCACATCAAGCACCGTGGCGAACCGCGAGGCATCGGTGGGCTGTTCTTCGATGACCTGAACGAGTGGGATTTCGACACCTGCTTCGCCTTCATCCGCGCTATCGGCGATGCTTACGTGGACGCCTACCTGCCGATCGTGCAGCGCCGCAAGGCCATGCCCTACACCGCTGAACAGCGCGAATTCCAGGAGTACCGCCGCGGCCGTTACGTGGAGTTCAACCTGGTCTACGACCGCGGCACCCTGTTCGGCCTGCAGTCCGGTGGCCGCACCGAGTCGATCCTCATGTCGCTGCCGCCGCAGGTACGCTGGGGCTATGACTGGAAGGCAGCGCCCGGCAGCGAAGAAGCGCGCCTGACCGACTACTACCTGCAAGACCGCGACTGGCTTGCCCAGTAA
- the glyQ gene encoding glycine--tRNA ligase subunit alpha translates to MSQPTPAVRTFQDLILALQNYWAEQGCVVLQPYDMEVGAGTFHTATFLRAVGPETWNAAYVQPSRRPADGRYGENPNRLQHYYQFQVVLKPNPANFQELYLGSLKAIGLDPLVHDIRFVEDNWESPTLGAWGLGWEIWLNGMEVTQFTYFQQVGGIECYPVTGEITYGLERLAMYIQGVDSVYDLVWADGPFGKVTYGDVFHQNEVEQSTYNFEHANVEKLFELFDFYESEANRLIKLDLPLPTYEMVLKASHTFNLLDARRAISVTERQRYILRVRTLARDVAQSYLQARARLGFPMATPELRDEVLAKLEAAQ, encoded by the coding sequence GTGAGCCAGCCTACGCCAGCCGTGCGTACCTTCCAAGACCTGATCCTCGCCCTGCAGAACTACTGGGCCGAGCAAGGTTGTGTGGTGCTTCAGCCCTACGATATGGAAGTAGGCGCCGGCACTTTCCACACCGCTACATTCCTGCGCGCCGTCGGCCCAGAGACCTGGAACGCTGCCTACGTGCAGCCCAGCCGTCGCCCTGCCGACGGGCGGTATGGCGAAAACCCCAACCGCCTGCAGCACTACTACCAGTTCCAGGTGGTGCTCAAGCCGAACCCGGCCAACTTCCAGGAGCTGTACCTCGGCTCGCTGAAAGCCATCGGCCTGGATCCGCTGGTCCACGATATCCGCTTCGTCGAAGACAACTGGGAATCGCCGACCCTGGGCGCCTGGGGCCTGGGCTGGGAAATCTGGCTCAACGGCATGGAAGTGACCCAGTTCACCTACTTCCAGCAAGTCGGTGGCATCGAGTGCTACCCGGTCACCGGTGAAATCACCTATGGCCTGGAGCGCCTGGCCATGTACATCCAGGGCGTCGACTCGGTGTACGACCTGGTATGGGCCGACGGCCCGTTCGGCAAGGTCACCTACGGCGACGTGTTCCACCAGAACGAAGTGGAGCAGTCGACCTACAACTTCGAGCACGCCAACGTCGAGAAGCTGTTCGAACTGTTCGACTTCTACGAAAGCGAAGCGAACCGCCTGATCAAGTTGGACCTACCGCTGCCGACCTATGAAATGGTGCTGAAGGCCTCGCACACCTTCAACCTGCTGGACGCCCGCCGCGCCATCTCGGTGACCGAGCGCCAGCGTTACATCCTGCGTGTCCGTACCCTCGCCCGGGACGTGGCGCAAAGCTATCTGCAAGCCCGCGCACGCCTGGGCTTCCCGATGGCCACCCCTGAACTGCGTGACGAAGTGTTGGCGAAGCTGGAGGCTGCACAATGA
- the dprA gene encoding DNA-processing protein DprA, with protein MPCHHPSHCSPAELEARLRLHCLPETGLRRFHTLLQAFGSASSALSAPAGAWRALGMGQAAVDARRSADVREAALAAMAWLERPGQHLLMWDSPGYPALLAEIDDPPPLLFVAGDPALLERPQLAVVGSRRASPPALDTARAFSRYLAQAGFTITSGLALGIDGAAHRAALQVGGGTIGVLGTGLQKLYPQRHRDLAKAMIDSGGALVSEYPLDAGPLPGNFPRRNRIISGLSLGVLVVEASLASGSLITARLAAEQGREVYAIPGSIHHPGAKGCHQLIRDGALLVESVEQILESLQGWQNLPPAVVDKPSHPLLALLLAAPQTSEALAVCSELPLAQVLAQLTELELEGRVCNEAGRWFARVG; from the coding sequence ATGCCATGTCACCATCCGTCGCATTGTTCGCCTGCCGAACTGGAGGCCCGATTACGCCTGCATTGCCTGCCGGAAACCGGATTACGGCGTTTTCATACCCTGCTGCAAGCCTTCGGCAGTGCCTCTTCTGCACTCAGTGCCCCGGCTGGCGCCTGGCGGGCGCTGGGCATGGGGCAGGCCGCCGTCGATGCCCGGCGCAGTGCCGACGTGCGCGAGGCTGCACTGGCTGCAATGGCCTGGCTAGAGCGGCCCGGCCAGCATTTACTGATGTGGGACAGCCCTGGCTACCCGGCCCTGCTGGCGGAAATCGACGATCCGCCGCCGTTGCTGTTCGTCGCTGGCGACCCTGCTTTGCTCGAGCGACCGCAGCTTGCGGTTGTGGGCAGCAGGCGTGCTTCACCCCCGGCCCTGGACACCGCCAGGGCATTCTCGCGTTACCTGGCGCAAGCCGGCTTCACCATTACCAGTGGCCTTGCCCTGGGCATCGACGGCGCCGCTCATCGGGCGGCGTTGCAGGTTGGAGGGGGCACGATCGGGGTGCTTGGCACGGGCCTGCAAAAACTTTATCCACAGCGCCACCGCGACTTGGCCAAGGCGATGATCGACAGCGGTGGCGCGCTGGTTTCCGAATACCCGCTGGATGCCGGCCCGCTGCCGGGCAACTTTCCCCGGCGCAATCGCATCATCAGTGGCCTGTCGCTGGGGGTGCTGGTGGTCGAGGCGAGCCTGGCCAGCGGCTCGTTGATAACCGCCCGCCTTGCAGCCGAACAGGGCCGCGAGGTGTATGCCATCCCCGGCTCCATCCACCACCCGGGAGCCAAGGGTTGCCACCAGTTGATCCGCGATGGTGCGTTGCTGGTGGAGAGCGTGGAACAGATCCTGGAAAGCTTGCAGGGTTGGCAGAATTTGCCGCCGGCGGTTGTGGATAAACCGTCCCATCCCCTGCTCGCTTTGCTGCTTGCCGCGCCGCAGACCAGCGAGGCGCTGGCCGTTTGCAGCGAACTGCCCTTGGCCCAGGTGCTGGCGCAATTGACCGAGCTGGAACTCGAAGGCCGGGTGTGTAATGAAGCGGGGCGTTGGTTTGCCCGCGTGGGCTAA
- the trkA gene encoding Trk system potassium transporter TrkA: MKIIILGAGQVGGTLAEHLASEANDITVVDTDGERLRDLGDRLDIRTVQGRGSLPTVLRQAGADDADMLVAVTNSDETNMVACQVAYSLFHTPTKIARVRESAYLTREELFDNDHIPVDVLISPEQVVTNYIKRLIEHPGSLQVIDFAEGKAQLVAVKAYYGGPLVGQQLRQIRAHMPNVDTRVAAIFRRDRPITPRGDTVIEADDEVFFIAARKDIRAVMGELRRIDETNKRVVIAGGGQIGERLAEAIESRYQVKIIEMSPARCRHLSDTLESTVVLQGSASDKDLMLEENIADADIFLALTNDDEANIMSSLLAKRLGARKVMTIINNPAYVDLVQGGDIDIAISPQLATIGTLLAHVRRGDIVSVHSLRRGAAEAIEAVAHGDAKSSKVVGKAIEDITLPPGTTIGAIIRDEEVLIAHDDTVIESGDHVILFVVDKKHIRDVEKLFHVGLSFF; the protein is encoded by the coding sequence ATGAAGATCATCATCCTCGGCGCAGGGCAGGTGGGCGGTACGCTGGCGGAGCACCTGGCGAGCGAAGCCAACGACATCACCGTGGTCGACACCGACGGCGAGCGCCTGCGCGACCTTGGCGACCGTCTCGACATCCGCACCGTGCAGGGCCGTGGCTCACTGCCCACGGTGCTGCGCCAGGCCGGCGCCGACGACGCCGACATGCTGGTGGCGGTGACCAACAGCGACGAAACCAACATGGTCGCCTGCCAGGTGGCCTATTCGCTGTTCCACACCCCGACCAAGATCGCCCGGGTGCGCGAATCGGCCTACCTCACCCGCGAGGAGCTGTTCGACAACGACCACATCCCGGTGGACGTGCTGATCAGCCCCGAGCAGGTAGTGACCAACTACATCAAGCGCCTGATCGAACACCCAGGATCGCTGCAGGTGATCGACTTCGCCGAAGGCAAGGCCCAGCTAGTGGCGGTCAAGGCGTACTACGGCGGCCCGCTGGTGGGCCAGCAACTGCGCCAGATCCGCGCGCACATGCCCAACGTCGACACCCGCGTGGCCGCGATCTTCCGCCGCGACCGGCCAATAACCCCACGCGGCGATACTGTGATCGAAGCGGACGACGAGGTGTTCTTCATTGCCGCACGTAAGGACATCCGCGCCGTGATGGGCGAACTGCGGCGCATCGACGAAACCAACAAGCGCGTGGTCATCGCCGGTGGTGGGCAGATTGGCGAGCGCCTGGCCGAGGCCATCGAAAGCCGCTATCAGGTGAAGATCATCGAGATGAGCCCGGCGCGCTGCCGCCACCTCTCCGACACCCTGGAAAGCACCGTGGTGCTTCAAGGCAGCGCCTCGGACAAGGATCTGATGCTCGAAGAGAACATCGCCGATGCCGACATCTTCCTGGCCCTGACCAACGACGACGAGGCCAACATCATGTCGTCGCTGCTGGCCAAGCGCCTGGGCGCGCGCAAGGTGATGACCATCATCAACAACCCGGCCTACGTCGACCTGGTGCAAGGTGGCGACATCGATATCGCCATCAGCCCGCAGCTGGCCACCATCGGCACCTTGCTGGCGCACGTGCGCCGGGGCGATATCGTCAGCGTGCACTCCCTGCGCCGCGGCGCAGCGGAGGCCATCGAAGCGGTGGCGCATGGTGATGCGAAGTCGAGCAAGGTGGTCGGCAAGGCCATCGAAGACATCACCCTGCCGCCGGGTACCACCATCGGCGCGATCATTCGCGATGAAGAGGTACTCATCGCCCATGACGATACGGTGATCGAGTCGGGTGACCATGTGATTCTGTTCGTTGTGGATAAAAAGCATATTCGGGATGTGGAGAAGCTGTTCCACGTCGGCTTGAGTTTCTTCTAG
- the def gene encoding peptide deformylase, with amino-acid sequence MAILNILEFPDPRLRTLAKPVTEFDDALRQLIDDMFETMYEAPGIGLAATQVNVHKQVVVMDLSEDRSEPRVFINPTVEELTHDMGQYQEGCLSVPGFYENVDRPLRVRVKAQDRDGKPFELECEGLLAVCVQHEFDHLNGKLFVDYLSQLKRDRIKKKLEKQHRQQA; translated from the coding sequence ATGGCCATCTTGAACATTCTCGAATTCCCGGACCCGCGCCTGCGTACCCTTGCCAAACCGGTGACGGAGTTCGACGACGCCCTGCGTCAGCTGATCGACGACATGTTTGAAACCATGTACGAAGCCCCTGGCATCGGCCTGGCCGCTACCCAGGTCAACGTGCACAAACAGGTCGTGGTCATGGACCTGAGCGAAGACCGCAGCGAGCCGCGCGTCTTCATCAACCCCACTGTCGAAGAGCTGACTCACGACATGGGCCAGTACCAGGAAGGCTGCCTGTCGGTACCGGGCTTCTACGAGAACGTCGACCGCCCACTGCGCGTTCGGGTCAAGGCCCAGGACCGCGACGGCAAGCCGTTCGAGCTGGAATGCGAAGGCCTGCTGGCGGTGTGCGTACAGCACGAGTTCGATCACCTCAACGGCAAGCTGTTCGTCGACTACCTGTCGCAGCTCAAACGCGACCGGATCAAGAAGAAGCTGGAAAAGCAGCACCGCCAGCAAGCCTGA